TGCTGTGCCCCAGCCCCGGTAGAACGCGGGCGTCCACAGCAGCCCCGCGTGCGCGCAGATGGTCAGCCGTGTCGGTAAAGCGGGAGAGGGGAATGTGGCTGTCGTGGGGGTCCACGCCCATGAACACGGGCAGGCCCCCCAGGTCGCCCGCGCGGTCCAGGGTGATCAGGCCGCCGCTGAAGGCCACCACCGCGCCGGGGCGCTGCGAGGCGCGGCTGGCGTATTCCAGCGCCAGACAGGCACCCTGACTGAAGCCCACCAGGGCCACGCGCCCCGCCGGAATGCCGTGATCGGCGAGGTGGGCGAAGGCAGCTTCCACGGTGGCCAGGGCCTCGTCCAGTTGCGGCTGGTTCTGTTCCACCGGCGCCAGGAAGGACTGGGGGTACCACGTGTTGCCGGGCGCCTGCGGGGCCAGGTACGCAAAGGCGCTGAGGTTGAATTCGCGTTCCAGGCTCAGGATGTCCTGCGCCGCCCCGCCCCGGCCATGCAGCAGCACTGCCGCCACGCGGGCTTCACCCGGGGGCCGCCCGGCGGTCCGCACGTTCACGCGGGGCGCCGCTGGGGCCGGCACGGGGGCCGCGCCGCTGAGGACCCGGGTGCCCAGCGTCACGCCGTGTTCCGGGCTGCGCAACTGGGGCAACTCCGCTTCAATCTGCGGGCGCTGGCCCTCATACCACGCCGGCAGCTTCAGGTGGCGGCCCAGCTCGGCCACCGGCTCGTCGCTGGGAAAGCCGGGGGCGTCGGTGGCAATCTCGAACAGCACGCCGTTCGGTTCGCGGAAATAGATCGAATGGAAATACTGCCGGTCCTGCACAGGCGTGGGCCGGTAGCCTGCCGCGTCCAGCACCGAGAGGTAGGCGGCCTGTTCGGCGTCGTCCCGCGTGCGCAGAGCCACGTGGTGCACGCTGCCGGCGCCGAACTGCCCGCGCGCCAGTCCGGGGCGTTCCACCACGTCCACCCACAGGCCCACGCCTGCCCCACTCCCCCGAAAGCGGGTGCGGGGGGCCGCCGTGTCGGGGTCGGGCTCGGTGCCGTGCTCGGTGAAGCCCAGCTGGTTGACCAGCAGGGCCCGCACCGGGGCCACGTCGCGCACCCAGGCGGTCACACTGTGAAAGCCGCGCAGGGCGTGCTCGGCCGGCACCGGCGAGGCGGGCCAGGGCTCCACGGGGGCGCCGTCCTCAAAGACCAGTTCGGTGGCCGTGCCGTCCGGGTCTTCAAACGCCAGCACCTCCTGCCCAAAGCGCTGGCGCAGGGCAGGGGAGAAGCCCGCTTGTGCCAGCCGCTGTGCCCAGTACCCGCGCGAGGCCAGGGGCGCACTGTAGGTCACTGCCACCACCTCGCCGCTGCCGCGCGTGCCCCGGCGGGCGCCCGGCCAGGGAAAGTGCGTCATGATCGTGCCGGGCTGCCCGGTCTGGTCGCCGTAATACAGGTGATAGGTGCCCGGGTCGTCAAAATTCACCGTGACCTTGACCAGCCGCTGCCCCAGCACCCCCGTGTAGAAATCCACGTTGCGCTGCGGATCGCTGGCCATAATGGTGACGTGGTGCAGGCCCTGAACGGGGGTGGTGCCGGGCGGTGGGGTCATGCCTCCACTTTACTTAATGTTAAACGGTTCTGGGTGAGAGGCAGGCCTGGGGACTGGCCGGCGCTGGTCCCTAGCGCCGCCCGGCCCGCTCGACAGCGGCTGGCTCATCGCCCTGGGCCTGCAGAGCGCGGCCCAGCTTGCGGGTCAGGCTGCTCAGTTGCGCGGTTTCCTCGGGCGTGAGCACACTGAACACGTCACGAATGCCCTGCACGTGGCGCGGCAGAATGCGCTCAATCAGCTTCTGCCCCGCCGGAGTCAGCGACACGCGCATGATGCGGCGGTCGTTGGGATCGCGGTCGCGCCGCACCAGGCCGTCGCGCTCCAGGTTGTCAATCACCATGGTCAGGTTGCCGCTGGAGCGCAGAATCTTCTCGGCCAGCTGCCGCTGACTCAGGGGGCCCAGGTGGTAAACGGCTTCAATCACCCCAAACTGGCTGATGGTCAGGCCGTGCTCGGCCAGGTGCCGGTTGGCGCTGACCTCTACCGCGTGGGCCGCGCGCCACAGTTTCACGTACGCGTCGAGCGCCGCGCGGTCATCGGGAGAGCCAGCGTAACGGTTGGGCATGGCGCCTATGCTCCGGGTGGGTCTTCATGAAGTCAAGGCGACCGGGCGTTCAGTTGCCGCTGTCCGGGGCGGCCGGACACCCCCGGGACCTGGATTCAGCCGGCTCAGCGGCGGCGATATTCCTCGGTGGCCAGGCGCACGCAGGCGGCCACTGCGCGCATGGCCTCGTAGACCTCTTCCACCGGGGGGCGGGTGGGGGCCAGACGGATGTTGCGGTTGTGCGGGTCCTGCCCGCCGGGGTAGGTGGCACCCGCCGGGGTCAGGCTCACGCCCGCCGCTTCGGCCAGGGCCACCACGCGGTCTGCCACCGGCTCGGCCGTGTCCAGGCCAATAAAGTAGCCGCCCCGGGGCCGGGTCCAGGTGGCGTAGGCGCCGCCCTCGCCCAGTTCTTCGCGCAGCACCTCGTCCACTGCGCGGAATTTCGGGGCAATGAGGGCCGCGTGGGCCGCCATCAGGCCTTCCAGGCCGCCGGGGTAACCCTGCAGAAAGGTCACGTGCCGGGCCTGCTCCAGCTTGTTGGGGCCAATGCTCTGCGCGTTCAGGTACCTGGAGAGCCAGCGCACGTTGTCCTCGCTGGTGCCCACAAACCCCAGCCCGGCCCCGGCAAAGGTGATCTTGCTGGTGCTGGCGAACACAAAGGCGCGGTCCGGGTGCCCGGCGTCGCGGCACAGGGCCACGAAGTTCACGGGCGTGTCCTGCTCAGCCGGGCTGGGCGAGAGGTGATGCACCCGGTAGGCGTCGTCGGCCAGAATCGTGAAGTCGGGGGCCGCCGCCTGCAGTCCGGCCAGCCGCCGCGCCTTTTCGGCGCTGATTGTCTCGCCGCCCGGGTTGGAATAGGTGGGCACGAACAGCACGCCCTTCACAGCCGGGTCCGCTGCGGCCAGGGCCTCAATGGCGTCCACGTCCGGGCCGTCGGGCTGCATGGCCACGGGCAGCAGCTCAAAGCCCAGCGTCTGCAGCAGCAGGAAGTGGCGGTCGTAGCCCGGCACCGTCACGATCATTTTCGGGCGCGGCCCCGTCCAGGGCGCGCCGCCGCGTCCGTGCAGCAGGGCAAAGGTGAGCACGTAGCCCTGCAGTTCCAGGCTGGCGTTGTTCCACACCACCATGTTTTCCGGCTTCAGGTCCAGGTACTGGCCAAACAGCGCGCGGGCCGAGGGCAGCCCGGTGACCCCGCCGGGGTAGTTGCGCAGGTCCAGGCCGTCCAGGTGCGTGTCGCCGGGGCCCAGCGCGCTCAGCAGGCCGTTACTCAGGTCAAAGTCAGCGTCGGCAGGCTGGCCGCGCTGCATGTTCAGCTTCAGCCCCCGGCGCCGAATGGCGTCGTAGGCGGCCTGCGCCTGGGCCAGAGCTCCGTCCTGGGTTGCCTGCACGTCACTCGTCATGGCCTTACCCTACCTGCCGGCCGGGGGGCGGGCGCGCGGCGTGTCTACCAGAGTTGGCCCCTGGCCCCCGGAGCGGTGTTACACTTCGGCCGGCCTGCGCGCAGGCCTTCTTTTTCCCACCGTCCTTTTCCCGACCTCGCCCCTCTGCCCCCGCCCCACCCAACAGGAGAAACCACAATGCAGTACGTCGTTCACCGCCCCCGCGTGGGGGTCTTTATTGATACCCAGAACCTCTATCACTCCGCGCGTGACCTGCTGGAGCGCACGGTCAACTTTGAAACCATCCTGAAGTGCGCCACAGAGGGCCGTGAACTCGTGCACGCCATCAGCTACACCGTGGAGCGCGAGAACGAGGCCACCGCGCGGCCCTTTATCTACAAGCTCTCGGCGCTGGGCTACAAGGTGCGGCGCATGAACCTGACGCTGCACCACGTCACCGATGGTGGCAAGGCCATTTACGAGGGCAACTGGGACATGGGCATCGTGGCCGACATGGTGCGCCTGATGGACCACCTGGACATCATCGTTCTGGGCAGCGGCGACGGGGACTTTACCGATATCGTGGAGGTGCTGCAGGAGCGCGGCAAGCGCGTAGAGGTGATCGCCTTTCGCGAACACACCGCCCAGAAGCTGGTGGACGCCGCCGACCGCTTTACGCACCTGCCCGACATTGAGCACGCCCTGATGCCTGCCCGCGCCCCCCGGGGGGCCAAAGCGGAGGAGTGAGGCCGTGGCTGCTTCGTATCCCCAGGACCGCGCCCAGCCGCCCGCTGAGGGCGCCGACGCCGTGCTGGCCCGGCTGCACTTTGAGCTGCCCGAAGGCCGCATTGCCCAGACCGGCGCCCAGCCGCGCGACGCCAGCCGCCTGATGGTGGTGGGCGAGCAGATAGAGCACCGCATTTTCCGCGAATTGCCCAGCCTGCTGCGCCCCGGCGACCTGCTGGTGTTCAACGAAAGCCGCGTGATTCCTGCGCGGGTGATGGCCCGCAAGCCAGTGGACGCCGCTGGCTTTGGCGGCGGGCAGGTGGAGGTGCTGCTGCTGCGCGAGGAAGAGGCCAACGTGTGGAGCGCCTACCTGAAACCCGCCCGGCGCGCGGGGAACGAATTGTGGCTGGGCGGCGGGCCCGGGCAGGGCCACCGCGCCCAGGTCACGGGCACCCTGGAGGACGGCGCCCGCCTGCTGCGCTTTGACCACGACATCAAGCCGCACCTGGACGAGATCGGCCGCCTGCCCCTGCCCCCCTACATTCAGGCCGGCGACAGCGACGAGACGTGGCGCGAGCGCTACCAGACGGTGTATGCCCGCACCCCCGGCAGCGTGGCGGCGCCCACGGCGGGGCTGCACTTTACCCCCGAACTGCTGTCGCAGCTGGACAGCCTGGGCGTGGAACGCGCGCACGTTACCCTGCATGTGGGGGCCGGCACCTTCAAGCCCATCACGGGCGCGGTGGCCGACCACGTGATGCACGCCGAGCGCTACGCGGTGAGCGAGGCCACGGCGGGCGCCATCAACCGCGCCCGGGCGCAGGGCCGCCGGGTGGTGGCAGTGGGCACCACCACCGTGCGCACCCTGGAAAGCGCCTGGAATGGCCATGAAGTGGTGCCCGGCGAGGGCGAAACCCGCATTTTCATCACGCCGGGCACCACCGTACAGGTGCCGGACCTGCTGATCACCAACCTCCACCTGCCCGGCAGCACCCTGCTGCTGCTGGTGACCGCCTTTGCCGGCGAAGAGCGCATCCGCGCCGCCTACGACGCGGCCCTGCAGAGGGACTACCGGTTTTATTCACTGGGAGACGCGATGCTGCTGGAGAACAGACAGAGGTGGGAGGCAGGAGGCAGGTAGCGGGAACGGCAGGCTCTCAGTGCCCGCCGGGCTCCTGGTCCTGCGTCTCCTGCACCCCTCTCACCAGCGTCACCAGCGCCGCTTCCCGCACAAACCCCAGGCGCTCGTTGATGGCCAGCATGGGGCGGTTGACCGCGTGGTTGCTGGTGCGGGCATGGGTGTAGCCGCGCGGCAGGGCGGCGCGGGCCGCTGCCAGTTTCAGGGCCAGCCCCAGGCCCCGGCCGCGCCAGGGGGCCAGCACGCCGGTCAGGCCGTTGTGCAGCATCCCGGGGTGCGTGGGCACCGGCTGGGCCAGCTGGCTGGTGCCGATCCACTCGCCGTCCGGGCTCAGGGCAATCAGAATGCCGCGCGGGTCCACGTCCAGAGTCGCCATGCGGGCGCGCCACAGGTCAAAAGGCCACACCACGATGGGTTCGCGGCTGGGCACCGCGCTCAGCAGGGCGTGAATCAGCGCGTAGTGCCGCTCGGGTTCGGCGTCCCAGCCGCCCAGCTCGCTCAGCGGGCGAAGGGTCACGCCCCCGGCCAGGGCGCGCGCCTCTTCCGGGGCAAACGCGGCGAAGTCCAGCGTGCGCAGGTCCAGGGTGCTCAGCCACATGCGGTCAAATTCGCGCCAGCCCTGGGCCAGCAGCGCGCTGTGCTCCCACCAGTGCTCCCGCACCCGGGTCACGGCCGTGTGGGCGCCCGCCTGCGCCAGCACGGCCAGCCCCCGCTCCAGCAACTCGCCGGCCAGCCGGGGGTCTGGCTCGGCGGTGGTCACGGTCAGGTCCAGCCAGCCGTCGTGGGCGTCCATGCGCGGCACGCCCGTTTGCACGGCGCCCAGCAGCGCGCCTCCGGCAAAAGCCCCCTCGCGCGTGAAATGTTCGTCAGGCTGGCGGCCAGCGGCAATGCGGGCCAGCTCCTGCTCGCTGACGGGGCTGTCGGGGTGGGCCTGCGAGCGCAGATCGGCATAGGCCCGGTCCGGGAGCGGCGCAAAGGTAAGGTGGGAGGAACTTTGCATATGAAAAGAAAGCACATGCGCGGTGCCGCGTCACCCCGCCAGGATGCTTAGGGTGCCCCACCGGGCGCGGCCCCTATACTGGCCGGTGATGACGCAAACCTTGTCGGCGGCGACCGACGCGAGCAGCAATCCGCTGCTGAACGTCGGCTTTCGCATTCCCTTTGATCAGATTCGGCCCGAGCACGCGGGGAGCGCTGTGGACACGCTGCTGGCCCAGGCGCGCGACCGCGTGGAGCACCTGGCGGCGGCCGGAGCGCGCGGTTTTGCGGGCTTCATGCACGACCTCGACCGCCTGACCGAGGAGCTGAACACCGTGACCACTATCGTGGGCCACCTGGACAGTGTGTGCAGCACCGACGGCTGGCACGAGGCCAAGATGGCGATTCTGCCCAGGGTGAGCGAGTTCCACACTGCCCTGAGCCTGCACGAGGGCCTGTACGCGGCGACCAAGGCGTTTGCCGCCACGGAAGAAGGCCAGAACCTGGACCCCGTGCGCGCCCGCCACCTCAAGCTGACCATCGAGGAGTTTCAGCGCGAGGGCGCCGAGTTGCAGGGCGAGGCCAGAACGCGCCTGACCGAGCTGAACACCCGCCTCGCCCAGGTGACCAGCGAATTCGGTAAGAACGTGCTGGACGCCACCGCCGCCTTCGAGCTGTACGTGGCCCCGGAGCGCCTGGCTGGCGTGCCGCAGCGCGTGCTGGACGCCACCGCCCGTGACGCGGCCGAGAAGGGCCACAGCGGGCAGCACCGCCTGACCCTGCACGCCCCGGTGGTCATGCCCGTCATGACCTACGCGGACGACCGTGAACTGCGCCGTGAACTGTGGGAAGCCAGCGCCCGGGTGGGCATTGAAGAGGAGCGCGACAACCGCCCCCTGATCCGCGAGATTCTGAAGCTGCGCCGCGAAAAGGCCCAGCTGCTGGGCTTTGGCGACTTTGCCGACTACGTGCTGCAAGACCGCATGGCAGGCAACGGCGCGCGCGCCCTGAGCTTCGAGCGCGACCTGGAAGCCCGCACCCGCCCGGCCTTCGAGCGTGAGAACGCCGAACTGGAGGCCTTTTACCGCGAGCAGGCCGGGGCGCAGGCCCCCGAGCTGGCCCCCTGGGACGTGGCGTACTGGGCCGAAAAGCAGCGTCAGGCGAAGTACGACTTCGACGAGGAAGCCCTGCGCCCCTATTTCCCGCTGGACCGCGTGCTGGGCGGCCTGTTTGAAATCACCCGCCGCATCTTCGGCATCACCGTGACCGAGGATCAGGCGCCCGCGTGGCACCCGGAAGTGCGCTACTACGCCATTCATGACGAGGCCGGCACCCACCTTGCCAGCTTCTACACCGACTGGTTCCCGCGTGACGCCAAGCGGGGCGGCGCCTGGATGAACGCCTTTCTGACCGGCGGCCCGAAAGAGGACGGCGTCGAGCCTCACCTGGGCCTGATGTGCGGCAATATGACGCCCCCCAGCGGCGACACCCCGGCCCTGCTGTCCATCCGCGAGGTGGAAACGGTGTTCCATGAGTTCGGCCACCTGCTGCACCACGCGCTGTCCAGCGTGCCGGTGCGCAGCCTCAGCGGCACCCAGGTGCCCTGGGACTTTGTGGAGCTGCCCAGCCAGATCATGGAAAACTGGGTGATGGAGCGCGAGGCCCTGGACCTGTTTGCCCGCCACCATGAAACCGGCGAGGCCATTCCCGACGAGCTGTTTGCCCGCATGGTCGCTGCGCGCAACTACCGCGCCGCCAGCGCCGCCATG
The window above is part of the Deinococcus arcticus genome. Proteins encoded here:
- a CDS encoding VOC family protein encodes the protein MTPPPGTTPVQGLHHVTIMASDPQRNVDFYTGVLGQRLVKVTVNFDDPGTYHLYYGDQTGQPGTIMTHFPWPGARRGTRGSGEVVAVTYSAPLASRGYWAQRLAQAGFSPALRQRFGQEVLAFEDPDGTATELVFEDGAPVEPWPASPVPAEHALRGFHSVTAWVRDVAPVRALLVNQLGFTEHGTEPDPDTAAPRTRFRGSGAGVGLWVDVVERPGLARGQFGAGSVHHVALRTRDDAEQAAYLSVLDAAGYRPTPVQDRQYFHSIYFREPNGVLFEIATDAPGFPSDEPVAELGRHLKLPAWYEGQRPQIEAELPQLRSPEHGVTLGTRVLSGAAPVPAPAAPRVNVRTAGRPPGEARVAAVLLHGRGGAAQDILSLEREFNLSAFAYLAPQAPGNTWYPQSFLAPVEQNQPQLDEALATVEAAFAHLADHGIPAGRVALVGFSQGACLALEYASRASQRPGAVVAFSGGLITLDRAGDLGGLPVFMGVDPHDSHIPLSRFTDTADHLRARGAAVDARVLPGLGHSINREELDAARALLGQVAGTV
- a CDS encoding MarR family winged helix-turn-helix transcriptional regulator, which encodes MPNRYAGSPDDRAALDAYVKLWRAAHAVEVSANRHLAEHGLTISQFGVIEAVYHLGPLSQRQLAEKILRSSGNLTMVIDNLERDGLVRRDRDPNDRRIMRVSLTPAGQKLIERILPRHVQGIRDVFSVLTPEETAQLSSLTRKLGRALQAQGDEPAAVERAGRR
- a CDS encoding aminopeptidase produces the protein MTSDVQATQDGALAQAQAAYDAIRRRGLKLNMQRGQPADADFDLSNGLLSALGPGDTHLDGLDLRNYPGGVTGLPSARALFGQYLDLKPENMVVWNNASLELQGYVLTFALLHGRGGAPWTGPRPKMIVTVPGYDRHFLLLQTLGFELLPVAMQPDGPDVDAIEALAAADPAVKGVLFVPTYSNPGGETISAEKARRLAGLQAAAPDFTILADDAYRVHHLSPSPAEQDTPVNFVALCRDAGHPDRAFVFASTSKITFAGAGLGFVGTSEDNVRWLSRYLNAQSIGPNKLEQARHVTFLQGYPGGLEGLMAAHAALIAPKFRAVDEVLREELGEGGAYATWTRPRGGYFIGLDTAEPVADRVVALAEAAGVSLTPAGATYPGGQDPHNRNIRLAPTRPPVEEVYEAMRAVAACVRLATEEYRRR
- a CDS encoding LabA-like NYN domain-containing protein, coding for MQYVVHRPRVGVFIDTQNLYHSARDLLERTVNFETILKCATEGRELVHAISYTVERENEATARPFIYKLSALGYKVRRMNLTLHHVTDGGKAIYEGNWDMGIVADMVRLMDHLDIIVLGSGDGDFTDIVEVLQERGKRVEVIAFREHTAQKLVDAADRFTHLPDIEHALMPARAPRGAKAEE
- the queA gene encoding tRNA preQ1(34) S-adenosylmethionine ribosyltransferase-isomerase QueA, yielding MAASYPQDRAQPPAEGADAVLARLHFELPEGRIAQTGAQPRDASRLMVVGEQIEHRIFRELPSLLRPGDLLVFNESRVIPARVMARKPVDAAGFGGGQVEVLLLREEEANVWSAYLKPARRAGNELWLGGGPGQGHRAQVTGTLEDGARLLRFDHDIKPHLDEIGRLPLPPYIQAGDSDETWRERYQTVYARTPGSVAAPTAGLHFTPELLSQLDSLGVERAHVTLHVGAGTFKPITGAVADHVMHAERYAVSEATAGAINRARAQGRRVVAVGTTTVRTLESAWNGHEVVPGEGETRIFITPGTTVQVPDLLITNLHLPGSTLLLLVTAFAGEERIRAAYDAALQRDYRFYSLGDAMLLENRQRWEAGGR
- a CDS encoding N-acetyltransferase, producing MQSSSHLTFAPLPDRAYADLRSQAHPDSPVSEQELARIAAGRQPDEHFTREGAFAGGALLGAVQTGVPRMDAHDGWLDLTVTTAEPDPRLAGELLERGLAVLAQAGAHTAVTRVREHWWEHSALLAQGWREFDRMWLSTLDLRTLDFAAFAPEEARALAGGVTLRPLSELGGWDAEPERHYALIHALLSAVPSREPIVVWPFDLWRARMATLDVDPRGILIALSPDGEWIGTSQLAQPVPTHPGMLHNGLTGVLAPWRGRGLGLALKLAAARAALPRGYTHARTSNHAVNRPMLAINERLGFVREAALVTLVRGVQETQDQEPGGH
- a CDS encoding M3 family metallopeptidase, which gives rise to MTQTLSAATDASSNPLLNVGFRIPFDQIRPEHAGSAVDTLLAQARDRVEHLAAAGARGFAGFMHDLDRLTEELNTVTTIVGHLDSVCSTDGWHEAKMAILPRVSEFHTALSLHEGLYAATKAFAATEEGQNLDPVRARHLKLTIEEFQREGAELQGEARTRLTELNTRLAQVTSEFGKNVLDATAAFELYVAPERLAGVPQRVLDATARDAAEKGHSGQHRLTLHAPVVMPVMTYADDRELRRELWEASARVGIEEERDNRPLIREILKLRREKAQLLGFGDFADYVLQDRMAGNGARALSFERDLEARTRPAFERENAELEAFYREQAGAQAPELAPWDVAYWAEKQRQAKYDFDEEALRPYFPLDRVLGGLFEITRRIFGITVTEDQAPAWHPEVRYYAIHDEAGTHLASFYTDWFPRDAKRGGAWMNAFLTGGPKEDGVEPHLGLMCGNMTPPSGDTPALLSIREVETVFHEFGHLLHHALSSVPVRSLSGTQVPWDFVELPSQIMENWVMEREALDLFARHHETGEAIPDELFARMVAARNYRAASAAMRQYSFGLTDLSLHVEFDPAGDADPVPYARDLMAAFSATPLPGNYAMIASFNHLFSSPVGYGAGYYSYKWAEVLDADAFSRFAQEGIFNRETGRAFVQSVLSRGNSADPAELYREFMGRDPDADALLRRSGLLPA